The Macaca thibetana thibetana isolate TM-01 chromosome 11, ASM2454274v1, whole genome shotgun sequence genome window below encodes:
- the LOC126931614 gene encoding nucleolar protein 56-like, translated as MKESGCHEGINLQAEEAAAEITRKLEKQEKKCLKKEKKQLVALALTSSENSNSTPEECEETSEKPKKKKKQKPQEVPHENGMEDPSISFSKPKKKKSFSKEELMSSDLEETAGSTSLPKRKKSSPKEETVNDPEEAGHRSGSKKKRKFSKKDPVSSGPEEAAGKRSSKKKKFHKASQED; from the coding sequence ATGAAAGAATCTGGATGTCATGAAGGAATAAATCTTCAGGCAGAGGAAGCGGCTGCTGAGATTACTAGGAAGCTGGAGAAACAGGAGAAGAAATgcttaaagaaggaaaagaaacagctgGTTGCACTTGCCCTCACATCTTCAGAAAACAGCAATAGTACTCCAGAGGAGTGTGAGGAGACGAGtgaaaaacccaaaaagaagaaaaagcagaagcCCCAGGAGGTTCCTCATGAGAATGGAATGGAAGACCCATCTATCTCTTTCTCCAaacccaagaaaaagaaatctttttccaAGGAGGAGTTGATGAGTAGTGATCTTGAAGAGACCGCTGGCAGCACCAGTCTTCCCAAGAGGAAGAAGTCTTCACCCAAGGAGGAAACAGTTAATGACCCCGAAGAGGCAGGCCACAGAAGTGGCtccaagaaaaagaggaaattctcCAAAAAGGATCCAGTCAGCAGTGGGCCTGAAGAGGCAGCTGGTAAGAGAAGCTCCAAGAAGAAAAAGTTCCATAAAGCATCCCAGGAAGATTAG